The following proteins are encoded in a genomic region of Cryptomeria japonica chromosome 11, Sugi_1.0, whole genome shotgun sequence:
- the LOC131860284 gene encoding uncharacterized protein LOC131860284, whose translation MAGVITCIDKMTPDPELRDKVLDELEIYKSVEGRLFSSQLAIDRRGKQQPDLWWENYGAGTPNLQKIAIRVLSQPCSASGCERNWSVFESIHTKKRNRLSQKRLNDLVFVRYNLRLRVKQVEGVSHEAIDLDEIDPYGDWTMNEQNDGDDVLLTEEEIAEIERGAAQDAEGARLDEDEDEDEDDDEDFDFEEESSHHLDTTTPTATTSSSRPEKLSYIRKNTKRKM comes from the exons atggcaggtgttattacatgcattgataagatgacacctgatcctgagttgagagacaaggttcttgatgagttggag atctacaaaagtgtagaggggagactcttctcatcacaactagcaattgataggagaggaaaacaacaaccag atttatggtgggagaattatggtgccggcacgcctaatcttcaaaagatagctatccgtgttttgtctcagccatgcagtgcttctgggtgtgaacgaaattggagtgtctttgagagcattcacacaaagaagagaaatagattgtcacaaaagcggctcaatgatctagtatttgttcggtacaaccttcgccttcgagttaaacaggtggagggtgtttcacatgaggccattgacttggatgaaattgatccatatggtgattggaccatgaatgaacaaaatgatggtgatgatgtcctccttaccgaagaagaaattgcagaaatagagagaggagcagcacaagatgcagaaggagcaagattggatgaagatgaggacgaagatgaggatgatgatgaggactttgactttgaagaagaatcatctcaccatttagataccacaacacccactgctactacttctagctcaaggcctgaaaaattgagctatattaggaaaaatacaaagaggaagatgtag
- the LOC131035158 gene encoding uncharacterized protein LOC131035158 yields MELDFDADFVEADEESLGTLVRRNSKVERGTNLKENVASDTVKPEMNTNLVTSGGENSDINSASTSLEKAANTCERETKMNTNFGSSDEESSITLVLNISELHTGRNLKESEASGCKTMNSDIEVVFNEVQNSEVKLGGKIFEAEQSQVTTAEHTERHENKEYFDGARLIAYPLSMDASNKSVVLKDMPVDSTHLKASLQPSVYYVEDKGSQINANLDRGSETIEYESKETENQLRENQIRILENSALEGKVEDIVKILKEQQSHDVICPNCGACITERIILRKRKRTSLVSEGNPDGQTAVSEEEHEITEDQSNRLEMSIEHYEETEAYGCLACLHIIIERDSLIVPRTTLDAQPSLESMGWNKEKHDATEMAIGDFWFYNNITFHAARSPYWQIMVDTIIGCGQRFKAPNDEEIKGPILNQKVVDVEAKIAEQREIWRKSCTIVTDGWTHS; encoded by the exons ATGGAGCTTGACTTCGATGCTGATTTCGTTGAAGCTGACGAGGAATCCTTGGGTACTCTGGTTAGAAGGAATTCCAAAGTTGAGCGAGGGACGAATTTGAAGGAAAATGTTGCTAGCGATACAGTGAAGCCTGAAATGAACACGAACTTGGTCACATCTGGTGGAGAAAATAGTGATATTAATTCGGCGAGTACTTCACTGGAAAAGGCAGCGAACACATGTGAGCGGGAAACAAAAATGAACACGAATTTTGGCTCGTCTGACGAGGAATCCTCCATTACTCTGGTTTTAAACATTTCTgaacttcatacaggaagaaatttgAAGGAAAGTGAGGCTAGTGGTTGCAAGACCATGAACAGCGACATTGAAGTTGTATTCAACGAAGTTCAAAACAGCGAGGTAAAGCTAGGTGGGAAAATCTTTGAGGCTGAACAATCTCAAGTAACCACGGCGGAACATACCGAACGGCATGAaaacaaagaatattttgatggaGCGCGGTTAATTGCATATCCTCTCAGCATGGACGCGTCAAATAAATCTGTAGTCTTGAAGGACATGCCTGTTGATTCGACGCATCTAAAAGCCTCGTTACAACCAAGCGTGTACTATGTGGAGGACAAAG GTTCTCAAATCAATGCGAATTTGGACAGAGGAAGTGAAACTATTGAGTATGAAAGTAAAGAAACTGAGAACCAACTGAGAGAAAACCAGATTAGGATACTTGAGAATAGTGCATTAGAAGGAAAAGTAGAAGATATTGTCAAAATTCTGAAGGAACAGCAATCACATGATGTAATTTGCCCTAACTGTGGAGCATGCATAACTGAACGAATCATTTTACGTAAAAGGAAGCGGACAAGTCTGGTTTCAGAAGGTAATCCTGATGGGCAAACTGCTGTATCTGAGGAGGAACATGAAATAACTGAAGACCAGAGCAACAGGTTAGAGATGTCCATTGAACATTATGAAGAAACTGAAGCTTATGGATGCTTGGCATGCTTGCACATTATCATCGAACGCG ACTCACTTATTGTTCCACGCACAACTCTGGATGCCCAACCatcgcttgagagcatgggttggaataaGGAGAAGCATGATGCTACGGAAATGGCAATTGGAGACTTTTGGTTCTACAACAACATTACATTTCACGCAGCGAG gtCTCCATACTGGCAAATTATGGTAGATACCATTATTGGTTGTGGTCAGCGGTTCAAAGCCCCTAATGATGAGGAGATAAAAGGCCCTATTTTGAATCAAAAGGTGGTTGATGTTGAAGCCAAAATTGCTGAGCAACGTGAGATATGGAGGAAGAGTTGCACCATCGTGACTGATGGTTGGACCCATAGTTGA